A stretch of Patagioenas fasciata isolate bPatFas1 chromosome 4, bPatFas1.hap1, whole genome shotgun sequence DNA encodes these proteins:
- the NAAA gene encoding N-acylethanolamine-hydrolyzing acid amidase, with the protein MGRAGPRGPRCGLRAPLVLLLPLCGALAAAGPAPAPAAPAAPPLCNVSLDSPAEQRWLPVLRRFDPAFLRAAVARIIDERVPKWVHEVIRPIAAELEMFMPQPFAGEILGMCKELGISLGDGVLLNFAYESTAFCTSIVAQDDQGNIYHGRNLDYDFVDILRKVTVDVQFISRGQIAYQGTTFLGYVGLWTGQSPHKFTVSGDEREGGRWWENAIAAFLNRNYPVSWLVRDTLSRAEDFQAAVLRLAAIPIIAEVYYIVGGVSPKEGMVITRNRRGPADLWPLDPLNGEWFRVETNYDHWTTPPPFDDRRTPAIKALNATGQQNINFDTLFKVLSVRPVLNSNTVYTTVMSAAFPEKYQTWIRTVT; encoded by the exons ATGGGGCGGGCAGGGCCGCGGGGGCCCCGCTGCGGGCTGCGGGCgccgctggtgctgctgctgccgctgtgcGGGGCGCTGGCGGCTGCGGGTCCCGCTCCTGCTCCCGCTGCCCCCGCGGCGCCGCCGCTGTGCAACGTGAGCCTGGACAGCCCCGCGGAGCAGCGCTGGCTGCCCGTGCTGCGGCGCTTCGACCCCGCGTTCCTGCGCGCCGCCGTCGCGCGGATCATCGA TGAAAGAGTACCAAAATGGGTCCACGAAGTTATTCGGCCCATAGCAGCAGAACTGGAGATGTTTATGCCGCAGCCCTTTGCGGGGGAGATTCTGGGAATGTGCAAAGAACTGGGAATCAGCCTTGGAGATGGAGTCCTGCTCAACTTCGCCTACGAGTCCACTGC GTTCTGTACTAGCATTGTGGCTCAGGATGACCAAGGAAACATTTACCACGGGCGGAACCTGGACTACGATTTTGTGGATATACTGAGGAAGGTCACGGTCGACGTGCAGTTCATCAGCCGCGGGCAG ATAGCGTATCAAGGCACCACGTTTCTCGGTTACGTAGGCTTATGGACTGGCCAAAGTCCACACAAGTTCACGGTCTCCGGCGATGAACGAG agGGTGGTAGATGGTGGGAAAATGCAATAGCTGCTTTTCTCAATCGGAATTACCCTGTCAGCTGGCTTGTCCGAGAT ACCCTGAGCAGAGCAGAGGACTTCCAGGCGGCCGTTCTCCGGCTCGCCGCCATTCCCATCATTGCTGAAGTCTACTATATCGTGGGAGGCGTGTCGCCCAAGGAGGGCATGGTTATAACGAGGAACAGAAGAGGGCCAGCAGACCTCTGGCCTCTTGATCCTTTAAATGGAGA gtGGTTTCGTGTGGAGACAAACTATGACCATTGGACTACCCCTCCTCCTTTTGATGATCGAAG AACTCCAGCCATCAAAGCTCTCAATGCTACTGGACAGCAGAACATCAATTTTGACACGCTCTTTAAg GTGCTGTCGGTGAGGCCGGTCCTGAACAG TAACACAGTGTACACCACGGTCATGAGCGCTGCGTTTCCAGAGAAGTACCAGACGTGGATCAGAACGGTGACGTGA